In Alkalimarinus alittae, the DNA window ATATAAGATTTTCTTGCACCAGGGCGTTGTGACATGTGGACATAGCGATCCATATGCCTTCGTTCTATCCGCTGGTGATCACCATAAACTTGTTTAACATTCAAGGTAATAAGTAGAGGTGGCTGAACAAAACCTCCAATGGTTGAGATTACAGGGGCTGTTGCAAAGTCAATAATCCAAGGGACTTCTTGCGGGTATGCGACAGGGTCTAATAAAATTAGACGATCAACACGGTTTGGGTAATTAGAGGCATACTGTGCTGCAATATAGCCGCCTAAAGAGTTTCCAGCTATAGACATGTGGTCGACTTCTATAATATCTAGAAACTTAGCAAAAGTGTTTAGTAAGTACTCTTCATTGAAGTCATCCATGGACTCAGGCGCACCCGTTAAACCAAAACCAGGCACATCGAGGCTGATTACTCTGTAGGACTTACTAAGTTCTAGTACCCAGTCATCCCAGGTTTGTAACGATGACATAATGCCATGAACCAGTACGATCGTAGGGCCTTCTCCGACCTCTTGATAGTGAATATTTAAGCCGTTTACATTAGCCCATTTGGAATATTCATTGGTATAGCGTTCTTCTAAATCTTCAAGAGGGATATCAGCAAACCCTAGAGAATTGACAAATGAAGGGCTGGCCTTCATTGCTGCGCCCATACTGGAACAGCCGCTTACACCTAACGCTATAAACAATAAAACAAAAATTTGAGTATAAATTCGTTGCACTGAAGTCACCTGGTTAGTCGTACTCTTTGTTTAGATGGCCT includes these proteins:
- a CDS encoding alpha/beta fold hydrolase, whose amino-acid sequence is MQRIYTQIFVLLFIALGVSGCSSMGAAMKASPSFVNSLGFADIPLEDLEERYTNEYSKWANVNGLNIHYQEVGEGPTIVLVHGIMSSLQTWDDWVLELSKSYRVISLDVPGFGLTGAPESMDDFNEEYLLNTFAKFLDIIEVDHMSIAGNSLGGYIAAQYASNYPNRVDRLILLDPVAYPQEVPWIIDFATAPVISTIGGFVQPPLLITLNVKQVYGDHQRIERRHMDRYVHMSQRPGARKSYIKIMEILKERSSQETPLPFAQIKAPTLLMWGEADKWVPVELSKRWNEDIRDSQVVIYPGVGHMPMEEIPSKTVMDAIAFLNGKEIIPPKPISKVKEFSEPGASERMIEAVEE